The following are encoded in a window of Pongo abelii isolate AG06213 chromosome 16, NHGRI_mPonAbe1-v2.0_pri, whole genome shotgun sequence genomic DNA:
- the LOC129050293 gene encoding putative golgin subfamily A member 8G codes for MWPQPRLPPHPAMAEETRQSKLAAAKKKLKEYWQRNSPGVPAGAKRNRKTNGSIPETATSGGCHSPGDSATDIHGEGPTSSATLKDLESPCQELAVVLDSRSVKISQLKNTIKALKQQKKQVEHQLEEEKKANNEKQKVKRELEFQIQRLDIQKGKLNMDLYHMKHSLRYFKEESKDLAIRLQHSLQRKGELERALSAVTATQKKKVDRFSSRSKAHMEWKLEQSIREQAPLKVQLTQLKESLKQVQLERDEYAQHIKGERTRWQQRMRKMSQEVCTLKKEKKHDKHRVEKLERSLSKLKNHMAEPLPPEPPAVPSEVEMQHLRKELERVAGELQAQVENNQCISLLNEGQKERFRDQEEKLQEQEEKLQEQEERLQQLAEPQSSFKELNKEKKSVLQLEQQVKELQEKLGKEHLEAASQLKQQLTTQLSLMGLPGEGDGGGHLDSEEEEAPQPIPSIPQDLESREAMSGFMDHLEEKADLSELVEEELGFIQYCRDRCHPKVHHLITEPGGSAKDVAPGGGHHQAGPGQGGDEGEAPGAAGDGVAAGGDYKKGYSKFLAAAQNPAHEPGPGAPAPQELGAAHKHGDLCEVSFTDSVESAQGEARVGSPHDNPTAQPIMQDPQEHPGLGRNHCVPFFCWAWLPRRRR; via the exons ATGTGGCCCCAAccccgcctccctccccaccctgcgATGGCAGAAGAAACTCGACAGAGCAAATTGGCAGCAgccaagaaaaag TTAAAAGAATATTGGCAGAGAAACAGCCCTGGTGTTCCAGCAGGAGCCAAGAGGAACAGGAAAACAAATGGCAGCATCCCTGAGACGGccacttctggtggttgccactCACCTGGAGAT TCAGCAACAGATATCCACGGGGAGGGCCCTACATCATCTGCTACCCTGAAGGATCTGGAG AGCCCGTGCCAAGAACTAGCAGTAGTCCTGGACTCAAGGTCTGTAAAAATCAGTCAACTGAAGAACACCATCAAAGCTTTG aaacaacagaagaaacaagTGGAACATCAGCTGGAAGAA gaaaagaaagcaaacaatgagaaacagaaagtcaaaagggagctagag TTTCAAATCCAGAGATTGGACATACAGAAAGGGAAACTAAATATGGACCTGTaccacatgaaacattctctcAGATACTTTAAAG AAGAGTCCAAGGACCTGGCCATCCGCCTGCAACATTCATTGCAGCGTAAAGGAGAGTTAGAGCGGGCTCTCTCTGCTGTCACCGCCACACAGAAGAAGAAGGTGGACAGG TTCTCCAGCCGCAGTAAAGCACATATGGAGTGGAAGTTAGAGCAGTCCATCCGGGAGCAGGCACCGCTGAAAGTGCAGCTGACACAG TTGAAGGAGTCACTTAAACAAGTCCAGCTAGAAAGGGATGAATATGCTCAACATATAAAAGGAGAGAGGACCCGGTGGCAGCAGAGGATGAGAAAAATGTCACAGGAG GTTTGCACattgaagaaggagaagaagcatGATAAGCATCGGGTAGAGAAGCTGGAGAGGAGCTTGTCCAAACTCAAAAACCATATGG CTGAACCCCTGCCCCCAGAGCCCCCAGCAGTGCCCTCTGAGGTGGAGATGCAGCACCTGAGGAAGGAACTAGAGAGAGTGGCAGGAGAACTCCAGGCCCAGGTGGAGAACAATCAGTGCATAAGTCTCCTGAATGAGGGGCAAAAGGAGAGGTTTCGGGATCAGGAGGAGAAGCTTCAGGAGCAAGAGGAGAAGCttcaggagcaggaggagaggcttCAGCAGCTGGCTGAGCCACAGAGCAGCTTCAAGGAGCTG AACAAGGAGAAAAAGAGTGTACTACAGTTGGAGCAGCAAGTAAAGGAGCTGCAGGAGAAGCTAGGCAAG GAGCATCTGGAAGCTGCCAGCCAGCTGAAACAGCAGCTAACAACCCAGTTGAGCCTCATGGGTCTCCCTGGGGAAG gagatggaggaggacatCTGGACAGTGAGGAGGAAGAGGCACCTCAGCCCATTCCGAGCATCCCACAGGACCTGGAGAGCAGGGAGGCCATG AGCGGCTTTATGGACCACCTGGAGGAGAAGGCAGACCTGAGTGAGCTGGTGGAGGAAGAACTTGGATTCATCCAGTACTGCAGAGACAGATGCCATCC GAAAGTTCATCACCTTATCACAGAGCCAGGGGGCAGTGCCAAAGATGTGGCACCTGGAGGAGGACATCATCAGGCTGGCCCTGGACAGGGAGGAGATGAAG GTGAAGCTCCTGGAGCTGCAGGAGATGGTGTTGCGGCTGGTGGAGACTACAAAAAGGGGTACAGCAAATTCCTGGCCGCTGCCCAGAACCCTGCTCATGAGCCCGGTCCAGGAGCCCCAGCCCCCCAGGAGCTTGGAGCTGCCCACAAGCATGGTG ATCTTTGTGAGGTGAGCTTCACTGACAGTGTGGAGTCTGCGCAAGGAGAGGCCAGGGTGGGTTCTCCCCACGACAACCCTACTGCACAGCCAATCATGCAGGACCCCCAGGAGCACCCAGGCTTGGGCAGGAACCACTGTGTGCCATTCTTTTGCTGGGCTTGGCTGCCAAGAAGAAGGAGATAA